Proteins encoded together in one Undibacterium sp. CCC3.4 window:
- a CDS encoding PIN domain-containing protein, which translates to MILVDSSVWIDYFRGAVTRQTDALDAMLGSEFVATGDIILLEVLQGFSRERDLQRAKKFLTALKIVELGGVRIALRAAENYRTLRALPICQTTCRVTF; encoded by the coding sequence ATGATTTTGGTCGATTCCAGTGTATGGATCGATTATTTCCGAGGCGCGGTGACGCGTCAGACTGATGCGCTTGATGCCATGCTAGGGAGCGAGTTTGTTGCCACCGGCGATATTATTTTGCTTGAAGTTTTGCAAGGCTTTAGCCGCGAGCGCGATCTGCAACGGGCGAAAAAATTTCTTACCGCACTCAAGATAGTCGAGTTAGGCGGCGTGCGCATCGCGCTGCGAGCGGCCGAGAACTACCGCACATTACGCGCCCTCCCCATCTGTCAGACTACTTGTCGTGTAACTTTTTAA
- a CDS encoding type II toxin-antitoxin system VapB family antitoxin, which produces MRTNIVIDDNLIQETLHLTGLKTKREVVELGLRTLLRLKQQEQIRQLRGILAWQGDLDVMRADR; this is translated from the coding sequence ATGCGAACCAATATTGTCATCGATGATAACTTGATTCAAGAGACGCTGCACTTGACTGGTCTCAAGACCAAACGTGAAGTTGTCGAACTCGGATTGCGCACTCTGTTGCGCTTGAAACAGCAGGAACAAATTCGCCAACTCAGAGGTATTCTGGCTTGGCAAGGTGATCTCGATGTCATGCGAGCAGACCGATGA
- a CDS encoding DUF971 domain-containing protein — MTIVKPQPTALDARTQSGVLDIAFDDGCSFSLPFELLRVYSPSAEVRGHGAGQEILQTGKRGVSLSALEPVGNYGVKPVFDDGHSSGIFTWDYLYQLGTEQARLWQEYLQKLQEAGFPDDSGRDAPMQGKAGSACGHSH; from the coding sequence ATGACCATAGTCAAACCCCAGCCTACCGCCCTCGATGCTCGCACCCAGAGCGGCGTGTTGGACATCGCTTTTGATGACGGCTGCAGCTTTTCCTTGCCATTCGAATTATTGCGCGTGTATTCGCCGTCGGCTGAAGTACGCGGTCACGGTGCCGGCCAAGAAATTCTGCAAACCGGCAAACGTGGCGTCAGCCTCAGTGCACTTGAGCCGGTCGGGAACTACGGCGTCAAACCGGTGTTTGATGACGGCCACAGTTCCGGTATCTTCACTTGGGATTATCTCTACCAGTTGGGTACTGAGCAGGCGCGCCTGTGGCAAGAGTATCTGCAAAAATTGCAGGAAGCCGGCTTCCCTGATGACAGCGGCCGTGATGCGCCGATGCAGGGCAAGGCGGGCAGCGCCTGTGGTCATTCGCATTGA
- a CDS encoding HIT family protein, with amino-acid sequence MSAHCELCALDGGDVIVAAEKWRVILVDDANYPGFCRVIWHAHVKEMSELSEPDRQLLMAVVWQVETVLRRVMQPDKINLASFGNMVPHLHWHVIPRFIDDAHFPQPVWAAPHGSSPDALALAARRAVLPQLRSELIVALNLALPTLIE; translated from the coding sequence GTGAGTGCGCACTGCGAATTATGTGCGCTCGATGGCGGCGACGTGATTGTCGCCGCCGAAAAATGGCGCGTGATCTTGGTCGATGACGCCAATTATCCTGGTTTTTGCCGTGTGATTTGGCATGCGCATGTCAAGGAAATGAGCGAGCTGAGCGAGCCTGATCGTCAGTTGTTGATGGCCGTGGTGTGGCAAGTCGAAACGGTGCTGCGTCGTGTGATGCAGCCAGATAAAATCAATCTGGCCAGTTTCGGCAATATGGTGCCGCATCTGCATTGGCATGTGATTCCACGTTTTATCGACGATGCCCATTTTCCCCAGCCAGTGTGGGCCGCGCCCCATGGCAGCTCGCCCGATGCGCTGGCGTTGGCGGCCCGCCGTGCGGTATTGCCGCAATTGCGCAGCGAACTGATCGTTGCTTTGAATCTTGCACTACCTACCCTGATAGAGTAA
- a CDS encoding FAD/FMN-binding oxidoreductase, protein MNAPLPVPALLADTPPGAGATRVREIPYNYTSFSDREIVIRLLGEDAWLLLDQLRGKRQTGRSARMLYEVLGDIWVVQRNPYLQDDMLDNPKRRQDLIDALNHRLGEVEKRRLNTANDDDAERSHSVETLVHAARAAVAEFARQFRATYDLRKKANRLLARYTAKDNIKFDGLSRVSHVTDATDWRVEYPFVVLTPDTEDEMAGLVKSCIELGLTIIPRGGGTGYTGGAIPLTPLSAVINTEKLEQLGAVEITRLPGVERDYATIYSGAGVVTKRVADAAEKAGYVFAVDPTSAEASCIGGNVAMNAGGKKAVLWGTALDNLASWKMVDPNGDWLEVTRIEHNLGKIHDVELAKFDLVWTHPGEKQSFKTERLEIKGRVFRKEGLGKDVTDKFLAGLPGVQKEGCDGLITSARWILHKMPKFARTVCLEFFGQARDAIPSIVEIKDYLDGETKKGGAILAGLEHLDERYLRAVGYTTKSKRGVLPKMALFGDIVGDDENAVAQAASEVVRIANTRVGEGFVAVSPEARKKFWLDRAKTAAISKHTNAFKINEDVVIPLNRMGEYTDGIERINIELSIQNKLALITALQEFFAKGNLPLGKSEDADGDDISAAELLEDRVSQTVALLAATHARWTYLLTQLDLPLAEARAGLSLHGLASLDAVFAERVQQQADASVFSIVQDRTVRISWKQEVRAQLRQIFNGAAFKLILDECVAVHKKVLRSRVFVALHMHAGDGNVHTNLPVNSDDYAMLQVAHQAVARIMVLARALDGVISGEHGIGITKLEFLTEDEIKDFRSYKERIDPDGRFNKGKLLNLPGYAADLRNAYTPSFGLMGHESLIMQQSDIGAIANSVKDCLRCGKCKPVCATHVPRANLLYSPRNKILATSLLVEAFLYEEQTRRGISIKHWEEFEDVADHCTVCHKCVTPCPVDIDFGDVSMNMRNLLRKMDKKSFNPGTTAAMFFLNAKDPATIKAARKVIFGWGVGAQRFGNTVLKQLARKQTKAPPASIGKPAIKEQVIHFINKKMPGNLPKKTARALLDIEDDKIVPIIRNPATTTADTEAVFYFPGCGSERLFSQVGLATQAMLWQVGVQTVLPPGYLCCGYPQRSAGQFDKAEKMITDNRVLFHRMANTLNYLDIKTVVVSCGTCYDQLATYQFDKIFPGCRIIDIHEYLLEKGMKLEGVSGTRYMYHDPCHTPMKLQDPLKTVNALITTIDQVKIEKNDRCCGEAGTLAVSRPDISTQIRFRKEEEMLKGADKLRADGFTGDVKILTSCPACMQGLTRYNDDSNTTADYIVIEMARHVLGENWLPEYVAKANNGGIERVLV, encoded by the coding sequence ATGAACGCTCCCCTCCCTGTTCCTGCTTTGCTCGCTGACACGCCTCCGGGCGCCGGTGCTACCCGCGTGCGTGAAATTCCGTACAATTACACCTCGTTTTCCGACCGTGAAATCGTCATTCGTCTGCTGGGCGAAGATGCCTGGTTATTGCTCGATCAATTACGCGGTAAACGCCAAACCGGGCGCTCGGCGCGCATGCTCTACGAAGTGCTTGGCGATATCTGGGTGGTGCAGCGTAATCCGTATCTGCAAGACGATATGCTCGACAATCCTAAGCGGCGGCAAGATTTGATCGATGCCTTGAACCACCGCTTGGGCGAAGTCGAGAAGCGCCGTCTCAATACCGCTAATGATGACGATGCCGAACGCAGCCATAGTGTGGAAACTTTGGTGCATGCGGCCCGCGCGGCGGTGGCCGAATTCGCTCGACAATTTCGCGCCACCTATGATCTGCGCAAGAAGGCCAATCGCTTGCTGGCGCGTTACACCGCCAAAGACAATATCAAGTTCGATGGCCTGAGCCGCGTTTCGCATGTGACCGATGCCACCGATTGGCGCGTCGAATATCCATTCGTCGTGCTCACGCCCGACACCGAAGACGAGATGGCTGGGCTGGTCAAGAGCTGTATTGAACTCGGTCTGACCATCATCCCGCGCGGCGGCGGCACCGGTTACACCGGTGGTGCGATTCCGCTCACGCCTTTGTCAGCGGTGATCAATACCGAAAAGCTCGAACAACTCGGGGCGGTGGAAATCACGCGCCTGCCCGGTGTCGAGCGCGATTACGCCACCATCTACTCCGGTGCCGGCGTGGTCACCAAACGCGTCGCTGATGCGGCGGAAAAAGCCGGCTATGTGTTTGCGGTCGACCCGACCTCGGCCGAAGCGTCTTGCATAGGCGGCAATGTGGCGATGAATGCCGGCGGCAAAAAAGCCGTGTTGTGGGGCACTGCGCTCGATAATCTGGCTTCGTGGAAGATGGTCGACCCGAATGGCGATTGGCTCGAAGTGACGCGTATCGAACACAATCTGGGCAAGATTCATGATGTTGAATTAGCCAAGTTTGACTTGGTCTGGACACATCCCGGCGAAAAACAGTCGTTCAAAACCGAACGTCTGGAAATCAAGGGCCGGGTATTTCGCAAAGAAGGTCTGGGCAAGGATGTGACCGATAAATTTCTGGCCGGTTTGCCAGGCGTGCAAAAAGAAGGTTGCGACGGGTTGATCACGTCGGCGCGCTGGATCTTGCACAAGATGCCGAAATTTGCCCGTACCGTTTGCCTGGAATTTTTCGGCCAAGCGCGCGACGCGATTCCAAGCATAGTCGAAATTAAAGATTACCTCGATGGCGAAACCAAAAAAGGCGGGGCTATTTTGGCCGGTCTCGAGCATCTCGACGAACGTTATCTGCGCGCCGTCGGTTACACCACCAAATCCAAGCGCGGTGTACTGCCGAAGATGGCGCTGTTCGGCGACATCGTCGGTGACGATGAAAACGCCGTGGCGCAAGCGGCTTCGGAAGTGGTACGGATTGCCAATACCCGCGTCGGTGAAGGCTTTGTTGCCGTCAGTCCGGAAGCGCGTAAGAAGTTTTGGCTCGATCGCGCCAAAACTGCGGCGATTTCGAAACATACCAATGCCTTCAAAATCAATGAAGACGTCGTCATTCCGCTCAATCGCATGGGTGAATATACCGATGGTATAGAACGCATCAATATCGAATTGTCGATACAAAACAAGCTGGCCCTGATCACGGCCTTGCAAGAGTTTTTCGCCAAGGGTAATTTGCCTTTAGGAAAAAGCGAAGATGCCGACGGCGATGATATTTCTGCCGCCGAGTTGCTGGAAGACCGCGTCAGCCAGACCGTTGCCTTGCTGGCCGCAACCCATGCCCGCTGGACGTATCTGCTGACTCAGCTCGATCTGCCGCTGGCCGAGGCGCGCGCCGGGCTGAGCTTGCATGGCTTGGCTAGCTTGGATGCGGTGTTTGCCGAACGGGTACAGCAGCAAGCCGATGCCAGCGTGTTTTCTATCGTCCAAGATCGTACCGTGCGTATCTCTTGGAAGCAGGAAGTACGGGCCCAGTTGCGCCAGATTTTCAATGGTGCGGCGTTCAAGCTGATACTCGATGAGTGCGTGGCCGTACACAAGAAAGTATTGCGTAGCCGCGTGTTCGTCGCCTTGCACATGCATGCAGGCGATGGCAATGTGCATACCAATTTACCGGTCAATTCGGATGACTATGCCATGCTGCAGGTGGCACATCAAGCCGTCGCGCGCATCATGGTGCTGGCCCGTGCCTTGGATGGCGTGATCTCGGGTGAGCATGGCATTGGTATCACGAAGTTGGAATTTTTAACCGAAGATGAAATCAAAGATTTCCGCTCGTACAAAGAACGCATCGATCCGGATGGCCGCTTTAACAAAGGCAAGTTGCTCAATTTGCCAGGCTATGCGGCCGATTTGCGCAATGCCTATACGCCCTCGTTCGGTTTGATGGGGCATGAATCCTTGATCATGCAACAAAGCGATATTGGTGCGATTGCTAACAGCGTCAAGGATTGCTTGCGTTGCGGAAAATGTAAACCGGTGTGTGCGACCCATGTGCCGCGCGCCAATTTACTGTATTCACCACGCAATAAAATTCTTGCCACCTCTTTATTGGTCGAAGCGTTTCTATACGAAGAGCAAACCCGTCGTGGGATTTCCATCAAGCATTGGGAAGAGTTCGAAGATGTGGCCGACCATTGCACGGTCTGTCATAAGTGCGTGACGCCGTGTCCGGTCGATATTGATTTCGGTGATGTCTCCATGAATATGCGCAATCTGTTGCGCAAAATGGATAAGAAATCGTTTAACCCCGGCACCACGGCGGCGATGTTTTTCCTCAATGCCAAAGATCCGGCCACCATTAAGGCGGCCCGCAAAGTGATTTTCGGCTGGGGTGTCGGTGCTCAGCGTTTCGGTAATACGGTGCTGAAACAATTGGCCAGAAAACAGACCAAGGCGCCGCCTGCTTCGATCGGCAAGCCGGCTATCAAAGAGCAGGTGATTCACTTCATCAATAAAAAAATGCCGGGGAATTTGCCCAAGAAAACGGCGCGTGCCTTGCTCGATATCGAGGACGATAAAATCGTTCCCATCATCCGTAATCCTGCTACCACCACGGCCGACACCGAGGCGGTGTTTTATTTCCCGGGCTGCGGCTCGGAGCGGCTATTTTCGCAAGTTGGTCTGGCGACGCAAGCGATGTTATGGCAAGTCGGCGTGCAGACAGTGCTGCCGCCAGGCTATCTGTGCTGCGGTTATCCGCAACGCAGCGCCGGCCAGTTCGACAAGGCCGAGAAGATGATTACCGATAACCGTGTGCTGTTCCATCGTATGGCCAACACGCTCAATTATCTCGATATCAAAACGGTCGTGGTTTCTTGCGGCACTTGTTACGATCAACTTGCCACCTATCAATTCGATAAAATTTTCCCGGGCTGTCGCATCATCGACATCCATGAGTATTTGCTGGAAAAAGGTATGAAACTCGAAGGCGTCAGCGGTACCCGCTACATGTACCATGACCCTTGTCATACACCGATGAAATTGCAGGATCCTTTGAAAACCGTCAATGCTTTGATCACCACGATCGATCAAGTCAAGATAGAAAAAAATGATCGCTGCTGTGGCGAAGCTGGCACGCTGGCGGTATCGCGCCCCGATATCTCGACGCAGATCCGCTTCCGCAAAGAAGAGGAAATGCTCAAAGGGGCAGACAAGTTGCGCGCCGATGGCTTTACCGGCGACGTCAAAATTCTGACTTCTTGCCCAGCTTGCATGCAGGGCTTGACGCGTTACAACGATGACAGCAACACCACGGCCGACTACATCGTCATCGAAATGGCCCGCCATGTATTAGGCGAAAACTGGTTGCCCGAGTATGTAGCCAAAGCCAATAATGGCGGCATAGAACGGGTGTTGGTGTGA
- a CDS encoding ShlB/FhaC/HecB family hemolysin secretion/activation protein, translating to MLATTAQAQVPSTVDSEEQRRRTQEQYQQRMRQTEEPVVKLADGEYVAEQALQLPAESPCFPIKQIHLQLPEQLSESVRAAGAFALPQDKLHFAHSYLQNYVGTCIGKQGLNLIVQGLGALILVRGYSTTRIGIPEQDLSSGTLRLSLIPGMIRRIHIKDAQIRTSTRSTFPGQAGTLLNLRDLEQGLEQLKRVPSLDVEMQIIPGDTAGESDVLLDIVQGKPWKVSVTLDDSGSRSTGKWQAGVQVALDQPLGLADIFSFGFNSDADRASDRRSTSGNHFYYALPFGYTELAFAGSSYDYQQKIAGQEADFIWSGRSKNLDVRLSQVFQRDQMQKNTWQFKTGKRWSRAYANDAELGNQQRHTSFAELSWLHKHYFGRAQLDFNLTQRWGVNWFNGQADPPAELRKDDDGSFRYSLQTIDASFIAPFQFARHSLSWMSSLRAQYSNARLYASDQFSIGNRYTVRGFDGELSLAAERGFFLRNEVKLALGGSGTSLYLGLDLGKVSGPARSKLAGDKLAGTALGLRGAWGGLQYDIFSAWSLYQPSHFPSASPVAGINLSWQY from the coding sequence GTGCTCGCCACAACGGCTCAAGCCCAAGTACCGAGCACGGTCGATAGCGAAGAACAACGCCGACGCACACAAGAACAGTACCAACAGCGGATGCGTCAGACGGAGGAACCGGTAGTCAAGCTGGCCGATGGCGAATATGTAGCCGAGCAAGCCTTGCAGTTACCGGCAGAAAGCCCTTGTTTTCCCATCAAACAAATACACTTGCAATTGCCCGAGCAACTCTCAGAGAGCGTGCGTGCGGCCGGCGCATTCGCCTTGCCACAAGACAAGCTGCATTTTGCCCACAGTTATCTGCAGAATTATGTCGGTACCTGTATCGGCAAACAAGGGCTCAATTTGATCGTCCAAGGTCTGGGCGCGCTGATCTTGGTGCGCGGCTACAGCACCACGCGCATTGGTATTCCCGAACAAGACTTGTCCAGCGGTACGCTCAGACTGAGTCTGATACCAGGCATGATACGGCGCATTCACATCAAGGACGCGCAAATACGTACCAGCACCCGATCGACCTTCCCCGGCCAAGCCGGCACCCTGCTCAATTTGCGCGATTTGGAACAAGGCTTGGAACAACTCAAGCGGGTCCCGAGTCTGGATGTGGAAATGCAAATCATCCCCGGTGACACAGCGGGGGAAAGTGATGTACTGCTCGACATCGTCCAAGGCAAGCCCTGGAAAGTCAGCGTCACGCTCGACGACAGCGGCAGTCGCAGTACCGGAAAATGGCAAGCCGGCGTCCAGGTCGCGCTCGACCAGCCGCTCGGCTTGGCCGACATTTTCTCGTTCGGTTTCAACAGCGATGCCGACCGCGCCTCTGATCGCCGCAGTACCAGCGGCAATCATTTTTATTACGCGCTGCCATTCGGGTATACCGAACTGGCCTTCGCCGGCAGCAGTTACGATTATCAACAAAAAATCGCTGGCCAAGAGGCCGACTTTATCTGGAGCGGCCGCTCGAAAAATCTTGATGTACGCCTGAGCCAGGTATTCCAGCGCGATCAGATGCAAAAAAATACCTGGCAATTCAAAACTGGCAAACGCTGGAGTCGCGCCTACGCCAACGACGCCGAGCTGGGCAACCAACAACGCCATACCAGCTTTGCCGAACTATCTTGGCTGCACAAACACTATTTTGGGCGCGCCCAACTCGACTTCAATTTGACCCAGCGTTGGGGCGTCAACTGGTTCAATGGCCAAGCCGACCCGCCGGCCGAACTGCGGAAAGACGATGACGGCAGCTTCCGTTACAGCTTGCAAACCATCGATGCCAGTTTCATCGCACCATTTCAATTTGCACGCCACTCCTTGAGCTGGATGAGCAGCTTGCGCGCCCAATACAGCAATGCGCGACTGTATGCCAGCGACCAATTCAGCATCGGCAACCGCTACACCGTGCGCGGCTTTGACGGCGAGTTGAGTCTGGCGGCCGAACGCGGTTTTTTTCTGCGTAACGAAGTCAAGCTCGCGCTCGGCGGATCCGGCACCTCCCTTTACCTCGGCCTCGATCTGGGTAAAGTCAGCGGACCTGCGCGCAGCAAATTAGCCGGTGACAAGTTGGCCGGCACCGCCCTCGGCCTGCGCGGCGCTTGGGGGGGACTGCAATACGACATCTTCTCGGCTTGGTCGCTGTATCAACCCAGCCACTTCCCCAGCGCCAGCCCGGTCGCCGGAATCAACCTGAGTTGGCAATATTGA